The genomic window CGGCAAGCATTTGGAAAGAAGACGAGAAGTACTTTTCTGTCTCTTTAACATATCAGGCAAAAACTGAAAACTTTATTCATCTTTCATGTGATAAAAATGACGAACGCTATATTGTAACATATATAAATGCTCGCTCTTCATTATGTAAGGTTAAAGTAAAGGGCTTTGCCACTGTGCCAGCTCCTGTATTTATGCGGAACTTTTCGTCAGGAAATGATGGGATTGCCGATTTGAAAGCAGGAAATTATATTGGCTATTATAATGGGCTTAATGATTATGCTGGTATAGGTTGTTTTGAGAGTTTTGATGATATTTCATTAATTGCTGTACCGGATATATGCTGGCTAAAAAAGCCGGAAGATATGCAGTCTGTGCAGATGGCTCTTATTGCACAGGCAGAACGTTTCCCAAATCGATTTGCGATTCTTGATGTTCCTGAGCAATTGGACATCATAGGGGCGGCAAATTGGGTAAAAAGAATGACAAGTTCATTTGCTGCGGCATATTATCCATTTATAGATATTACGGATCCATTGGATAGAACAGGTATTGGAACTATTCGTGTGCCTCCAAGCGGTGCTATTTGTGGGTGTATAGCTGCGACTGACGGCGAAAAAGGTGTTTTTTGTGCTCCGGCCAATTGTTTGATAGATGGAGCTGTAGGTTTATCAAATTCTCTGACAATCGGGGAACAAGAAATATTGTATACATCAAGAATCAATTTCTTAAAATATTTCCCCGGAAGAGGAGTAAAAATTTGGGGTGCGAAAACATTATCTTGTGAAAAAGAATGGGAACAGATAAATGTCAGGAGAACTTTCAGTCGTGTATGCAAGGCACTAAAAGAAGGAACTCGATGGGCTGTCTTTGAGCCAAATGATAAAAATTTGCGAAAAAGGCTTGTAAGGCAAGTTTATGGTTTTTTATTAAATCTTTGGCATGACGGCTATTTTGCCGGAAGCACTCCAGAGCAGGGCTTTTATGTAAGATGCAATGAGGAAATAAATCCTCCTGAAAATATAGACGCTGGAATACTGACTTTTGAAGTAGGATTGGCAATTATCCATCCAGTTGAATTCTTTAAGATTGTACTGACAGCAGAAAAAGATGGAGCAAGCGTATACTTGCAAGAATAGCATAATAAAAAGGAGAATGTTATTATGGCAGACGATGGAAAAATTACTTCATATTTATTCACTGTAGAAATTGATGGAATTGAAACTGCAAGATTCCAGAAATGCGAAGGTCTTGAAGCCGAAACCTATGTCTATGAGGTTGAAGAAGGGGGCTTAAATAATACGACTCACAAGTTTTATGGTCGCACAAGATATCCGAATATTATTTTGGAAAAGGGTATTACAGACAATGATGACCTCTTTAAGTGGTATAAAGAAACATTGCTTGATGACCAGAAAATTGAACGAAAAAATGGTTCAATTATTTTAAAAGATATAGAAAATAATGAGGTAAAGCGTTGGAATTTCTTTAGGGCATTCCCATGCAGATGGATTGGTCCAAGACTGGAAA from Treponema succinifaciens DSM 2489 includes these protein-coding regions:
- a CDS encoding phage tail sheath family protein, whose translation is MVVPGIYVQEQQYNLNSLKIDNRCLSGFAGITECGPINTPVKIRSFDEYLKVFGGFDTAGILPCSIYNYFRCGGKECVVVRIADEKTAACAKLKIKQNRGKIEFEASSPGHWGNYISASIWKEDEKYFSVSLTYQAKTENFIHLSCDKNDERYIVTYINARSSLCKVKVKGFATVPAPVFMRNFSSGNDGIADLKAGNYIGYYNGLNDYAGIGCFESFDDISLIAVPDICWLKKPEDMQSVQMALIAQAERFPNRFAILDVPEQLDIIGAANWVKRMTSSFAAAYYPFIDITDPLDRTGIGTIRVPPSGAICGCIAATDGEKGVFCAPANCLIDGAVGLSNSLTIGEQEILYTSRINFLKYFPGRGVKIWGAKTLSCEKEWEQINVRRTFSRVCKALKEGTRWAVFEPNDKNLRKRLVRQVYGFLLNLWHDGYFAGSTPEQGFYVRCNEEINPPENIDAGILTFEVGLAIIHPVEFFKIVLTAEKDGASVYLQE
- a CDS encoding phage tail protein; translated protein: MADDGKITSYLFTVEIDGIETARFQKCEGLEAETYVYEVEEGGLNNTTHKFYGRTRYPNIILEKGITDNDDLFKWYKETLLDDQKIERKNGSIILKDIENNEVKRWNFFRAFPCRWIGPRLETNMGSEYAVERIEITHEGLALDSN